A genomic region of bacterium contains the following coding sequences:
- a CDS encoding HigA family addiction module antitoxin, which produces MIPKNRIPVHPGEVLLHEFLKPLGLKQTALSEKMGVPIQRVNTLINGKRDMTAETAILLSRVLNTSSEFWMNLQITRDLYLAEKHLKKAA; this is translated from the coding sequence ATGATTCCAAAAAATCGAATACCAGTACATCCTGGAGAAGTATTATTGCATGAATTCCTAAAACCATTAGGATTAAAACAGACAGCACTTTCAGAAAAAATGGGAGTCCCTATTCAAAGGGTAAATACTTTAATAAATGGGAAAAGAGACATGACAGCAGAAACCGCAATCCTATTAAGTAGAGTATTGAATACATCCTCTGAATTTTGGATGAATTTGCAAATTACCAGAGATTTATATTTGGCCGAGAAGCATCTAAAAAAAGCAGCTTAA
- a CDS encoding DUF1540 domain-containing protein has product MNFEMSKVMDCNAAGCCFNAKDKCRAFGITIGGGDCPECDTSMMSGKKGGCKDISAGVGACKVEDCKFNDCLECGAEQIHVKMHSGHAECDTYEPR; this is encoded by the coding sequence ATGAATTTCGAAATGAGCAAAGTAATGGATTGTAACGCCGCAGGCTGTTGTTTTAACGCGAAAGACAAATGCCGCGCATTTGGTATCACGATAGGGGGCGGGGATTGTCCCGAGTGCGACACGTCGATGATGTCCGGAAAAAAAGGCGGGTGCAAGGATATCAGCGCGGGTGTGGGCGCGTGCAAGGTTGAAGATTGCAAGTTCAACGACTGCCTGGAGTGCGGGGCTGAACAAATACATGTCAAGATGCACAGCGGTCACGCCGAGTGTGACACCTATGAACCAAGGTAA
- a CDS encoding radical SAM protein, with protein sequence MNYDFKETIKNINSEYAKFVNLKTLQVNMGDMCNQQCEHCHICANPNGSRIMNKNVMGKIVLFLKRHPGIFLDITGGCPELNPDFRLFVEYADRVCPGIMVRTNLTVFFEEGMDWLPEWYSEKKVTIMASLPCYTEENVNKQRGNGVFEKSIMALKKLNSLGYGKDLSLNIMYNPGGD encoded by the coding sequence ATGAACTATGATTTCAAGGAGACAATCAAAAACATCAATTCGGAATACGCGAAATTTGTAAACCTGAAAACGCTGCAGGTAAACATGGGTGACATGTGCAACCAGCAGTGCGAGCATTGCCATATCTGCGCCAATCCTAACGGTTCCAGGATAATGAACAAAAATGTCATGGGGAAAATCGTTCTTTTCCTGAAAAGGCACCCGGGGATTTTTCTTGATATTACCGGCGGGTGTCCCGAGCTCAATCCTGATTTCAGGCTTTTTGTTGAATACGCGGACAGGGTCTGCCCGGGGATAATGGTCAGGACGAACCTCACGGTATTTTTTGAAGAGGGAATGGACTGGCTTCCTGAATGGTATAGTGAGAAAAAAGTCACCATCATGGCTTCCCTGCCGTGTTACACTGAAGAAAACGTGAATAAACAGCGCGGGAACGGCGTATTCGAAAAAAGTATAATGGCGCTGAAAAAACTGAACTCGCTTGGATATGGAAAAGATTTAAGCCTTAATATTATGTATAATCCCGGCGGCGATTAA
- a CDS encoding dienelactone hydrolase family protein translates to MKNMLIIGIVLLLTIKISAELRTEVVEYKHGDAILEGYLVYESNIEGKRPGVIVVHEWWGHNQYVRKRAEQLAGLGYLAFAIDMYGKGKTAKNAKEAGELAGRFRGDRELMRARANAGLDVLKKHDLADAKRIAAIGYCFGGTTVLELARGGAGLSGVVSFHGSLDAPNYDKKDIKAKVLVLHGGDDSSVKPEHMSGFQDEMRKSNVDWQVYIYGGAVHSFTNPDSGNDPSKGVAYNEKADMRSWEAMKLFFAEIFR, encoded by the coding sequence ATGAAAAATATGCTTATTATCGGGATTGTTTTATTATTGACGATCAAAATTTCCGCTGAACTCCGTACAGAAGTGGTTGAATATAAGCATGGTGACGCAATACTCGAGGGATACCTGGTTTACGAAAGTAATATAGAAGGAAAACGGCCGGGGGTCATTGTCGTGCATGAATGGTGGGGCCATAATCAATATGTCCGTAAACGCGCTGAGCAGTTGGCAGGTCTTGGGTATCTCGCTTTTGCGATTGATATGTACGGGAAAGGGAAAACGGCAAAAAATGCCAAAGAAGCGGGAGAGTTGGCCGGGAGATTCAGAGGCGACAGGGAGTTAATGAGAGCAAGGGCAAACGCGGGTCTTGATGTGCTGAAAAAGCATGATCTTGCTGATGCTAAGAGAATCGCGGCAATAGGTTATTGTTTTGGCGGAACAACGGTCCTTGAATTAGCCCGCGGCGGGGCGGGTTTATCGGGAGTGGTCAGCTTCCACGGCAGTCTTGATGCGCCAAATTATGATAAAAAAGACATAAAGGCAAAGGTGCTTGTCCTTCATGGAGGCGATGATTCAAGCGTAAAACCGGAACATATGTCCGGATTTCAGGATGAGATGCGCAAATCAAATGTTGATTGGCAGGTTTATATTTACGGGGGCGCCGTTCATAGTTTTACAAATCCCGACTCGGGAAATGACCCGTCAAAAGGAGTCGCCTATAATGAAAAGGCCGATATGAGGTCATGGGAAGCCATGAAATTATTTTTCGCTGAAATATTCAGGTGA
- a CDS encoding BrnT family toxin, which produces MKYNFEWDKNKANTNIRKHKVSFEHSAEIFIDPFAISIFDDEHSYEKEDRWVTIGKDNNEIVLVTNHTFNQIDKEHCNIRVFSARKATKNEVKQYNKR; this is translated from the coding sequence TTGAAGTATAACTTTGAATGGGATAAAAATAAGGCTAACACAAATATTAGAAAACACAAAGTAAGTTTTGAACACAGTGCAGAAATATTTATAGACCCATTTGCTATCTCTATTTTTGATGATGAACACAGTTATGAAAAAGAAGACCGTTGGGTAACAATTGGTAAAGATAATAACGAAATTGTTTTAGTCACTAATCATACATTCAACCAGATAGATAAAGAACATTGCAATATTCGAGTATTTTCTGCCCGAAAAGCAACTAAAAACGAAGTTAAACAATATAATAAGAGGTGA
- a CDS encoding FAD-dependent oxidoreductase, giving the protein MGKFDYDLIVIGGGAGGFVSAKLANGLGVKTAIVEKNKIGGQCTLHGCIPSKAFIKASRVLNNLKRMGDFGLRLKSPLSIETNSVMSHVRSIVNKVYNSHLPESFEQIGINIFSGGPSFIDNHHIKVNEKILSAEHFMISTGSRAFIPQIDGINEIPYLINDTFFGLELLPSSIIILGGGPVGIELAQALKRFGTSVTVVEMAERILSREDRELAERLAGVLMKEGLSILTGTMAAKLSLKEGKISLTVRNKEKHSYDISADAFLIAAGRSPNVEGLDLEKAGVQYDKSGIKTDNRLRTSASNIYACGDVVGPYQFSHIAEYQAVIAVTNMLLPVKKSVNYKNVIWCTYTDPEFAHAGLTEEEARAEYGDKTKIYRVEYGKIDRGKTDLAGEGMAKFICDGRMNLVGAHILGERSGEIIHEAQAAKSMGIPFHKIQSVIHAYPSYSDVLKQSAKLCYIDRLRNNYFLKILNSILVGNK; this is encoded by the coding sequence ATGGGGAAATTTGATTACGATTTAATAGTAATCGGCGGAGGCGCCGGCGGTTTTGTTTCCGCTAAATTGGCAAACGGCCTCGGGGTCAAAACCGCGATAGTAGAAAAAAATAAAATCGGCGGGCAGTGCACCCTGCACGGGTGTATCCCGAGTAAAGCGTTTATAAAGGCAAGCAGAGTATTAAATAATCTTAAGAGAATGGGGGATTTCGGGCTAAGGCTTAAGTCGCCGTTATCCATCGAGACAAACAGCGTAATGTCTCATGTCCGTTCGATTGTGAATAAAGTTTATAACAGCCATCTGCCCGAAAGTTTTGAACAAATAGGCATAAATATTTTTTCAGGCGGTCCTTCATTTATTGACAACCATCATATTAAAGTTAATGAAAAGATATTATCAGCGGAGCATTTCATGATTTCAACGGGTTCAAGGGCTTTCATCCCCCAGATCGACGGAATTAATGAAATCCCGTATTTGATTAATGATACGTTTTTCGGACTTGAACTTTTACCGTCGTCTATTATTATACTTGGCGGGGGTCCTGTAGGCATTGAGCTGGCCCAGGCGTTAAAGAGGTTTGGAACATCTGTGACTGTTGTGGAAATGGCGGAAAGGATACTTTCGCGCGAAGACAGGGAATTGGCTGAACGGCTTGCCGGTGTGTTAATGAAAGAGGGATTGAGTATATTGACGGGCACGATGGCCGCAAAACTGTCTTTGAAGGAAGGGAAGATAAGTCTTACGGTGCGAAATAAAGAAAAACACAGTTATGACATTTCCGCGGACGCCTTCCTGATTGCCGCCGGCAGGTCCCCCAATGTCGAAGGTCTGGACCTCGAAAAAGCGGGCGTGCAATATGATAAAAGCGGGATAAAGACGGATAATAGACTAAGGACTTCCGCGTCAAATATATACGCCTGCGGGGATGTCGTGGGGCCTTACCAGTTCAGTCATATCGCGGAATACCAGGCAGTAATTGCCGTGACCAATATGCTCCTGCCGGTAAAAAAATCCGTAAATTATAAAAATGTGATATGGTGCACCTATACGGACCCGGAGTTCGCGCACGCGGGCCTGACAGAAGAAGAGGCCAGGGCCGAATATGGAGATAAAACAAAAATTTACCGCGTGGAATACGGCAAAATTGACCGGGGGAAAACGGATTTGGCTGGGGAGGGTATGGCGAAATTCATTTGCGACGGGAGAATGAACCTGGTGGGCGCGCATATCCTCGGCGAGAGGTCGGGGGAAATAATCCATGAAGCTCAAGCAGCAAAATCGATGGGGATCCCTTTTCATAAAATTCAATCGGTCATTCACGCTTATCCTTCCTATTCGGATGTTTTGAAACAATCCGCGAAATTATGCTACATAGACAGGCTCAGGAACAATTATTTTCTTAAAATTCTTAATAGTATTCTGGTTGGAAATAAATGA
- a CDS encoding DUF3641 domain-containing protein, with the protein MLCIIPAAINLAAPQKKLEKDFKKELFNRYGVIFNKLLTLANAPLGRFRNYLKSKSKMEQYISLLANNFNPGIAARIMCRSLINIDWQGNLYNCDFNQAAGLPIKDDSGKIMGIENIDDYIHKKREIITAEHCYCCTAGEGSSCTGALALQMA; encoded by the coding sequence ATATTATGTATAATCCCGGCGGCGATTAACCTGGCCGCTCCCCAGAAAAAACTGGAAAAGGATTTTAAAAAAGAACTTTTCAATAGATATGGCGTGATTTTTAACAAGTTGTTGACTTTGGCAAACGCTCCGCTCGGCCGCTTCAGGAATTACCTTAAATCAAAAAGCAAAATGGAGCAATACATCAGCCTCCTCGCGAATAATTTTAACCCGGGGATCGCGGCGCGCATCATGTGCCGCTCCCTGATCAATATTGATTGGCAGGGAAACCTGTATAATTGTGATTTTAACCAGGCCGCCGGCCTACCCATAAAAGATGACAGCGGGAAAATCATGGGGATAGAAAATATAGATGATTATATTCATAAAAAAAGGGAAATTATCACCGCCGAGCATTGTTATTGTTGTACGGCAGGGGAGGGATCAAGCTGCACAGGCGCGCTGGCCCTTCAAATGGCTTAA
- a CDS encoding TIGR04282 family arsenosugar biosynthesis glycosyltransferase, translated as MNDKCILLFVKYPEKGRIKKRLDSGIKNIDVVELYKNFVFDTLLTLNKIKTKFYVCFYPADSEIKFIEWLGEKYFYMSQDGLDLGDRMKNCFIKAFSRNFKRVIVIGSDAPDLPCEYIKYAFASLESHDAVIGPAADGGYYLLGFNFDKFAPEIFKGIEWSTDKVFKDTLAVLDKSKRKTYILPEWNDIDVREDIINFIKRNKDSKNGYLRTFSYLSKHKLLTSFDSPLSGG; from the coding sequence ATGAATGATAAATGTATCTTATTATTTGTTAAATATCCGGAAAAAGGCAGGATTAAAAAAAGGCTTGACTCTGGAATAAAGAACATAGATGTTGTCGAGCTTTATAAAAATTTTGTTTTTGACACATTATTGACTTTAAATAAAATAAAAACAAAATTCTACGTGTGTTTTTACCCGGCGGATTCAGAAATAAAATTTATTGAATGGCTTGGAGAAAAATATTTTTATATGTCCCAGGATGGCCTGGATCTCGGTGACAGGATGAAAAATTGTTTTATTAAAGCGTTTTCCAGAAATTTTAAACGTGTTATTGTTATTGGCAGCGACGCTCCCGACCTGCCGTGTGAATACATAAAATACGCGTTCGCGAGCCTTGAAAGCCATGATGCCGTGATAGGCCCGGCGGCGGACGGCGGGTATTATCTTTTGGGTTTCAATTTTGATAAATTTGCGCCTGAAATATTTAAAGGTATCGAGTGGAGCACTGATAAGGTATTCAAAGATACACTGGCCGTCCTTGATAAATCAAAAAGAAAAACATACATTTTACCTGAGTGGAATGACATTGATGTGCGTGAGGATATAATAAATTTTATTAAAAGAAATAAAGATTCTAAAAATGGATATTTACGCACATTTTCTTATCTGTCAAAACATAAACTTCTAACCTCCTTTGATTCCCCCTTGTCAGGGGGATAA
- a CDS encoding TVP38/TMEM64 family protein, whose product MKINTLKAIILFTIVLVIIILKYTGITEYFTFEDLKNNKEHLRNFVKQNYFESVLLYFCVYILVVSLSIPGAAVLSLAGGYLFGTIPGAVYVNFGATIGSGIVFLLCRYLLGEWIQERYKDKLARFNDEINKNGQNYLLTLRLIPVFPFFLINILASLTTVPFTTFIWTTSAGILPASLVYTFAGSQLNNISSLRDILSPKILLSFLLLAFIAFIPVIWNKIKYRGNRKNVY is encoded by the coding sequence ATGAAGATAAATACGCTAAAGGCGATAATTCTATTCACGATAGTACTGGTGATAATAATCCTAAAATATACGGGGATAACGGAATATTTTACGTTTGAAGACCTGAAAAATAATAAGGAACACCTGCGGAATTTTGTAAAACAAAATTATTTTGAGTCTGTGTTATTGTATTTTTGCGTGTATATCCTTGTTGTGTCATTGTCAATCCCCGGGGCGGCCGTTCTCTCCCTCGCGGGCGGGTATTTATTCGGAACGATACCCGGCGCCGTTTATGTGAACTTCGGCGCGACGATAGGCTCTGGAATTGTGTTTCTCCTGTGCAGGTATCTTTTAGGGGAATGGATACAGGAAAGATATAAAGATAAATTAGCCAGATTTAATGATGAGATAAACAAAAACGGCCAGAACTATTTATTGACATTGAGATTAATCCCTGTTTTTCCGTTTTTTCTGATAAATATCCTGGCCTCATTAACCACGGTTCCATTTACAACATTTATCTGGACAACATCAGCCGGTATTTTGCCGGCCTCGCTGGTTTATACATTCGCCGGCAGCCAGCTGAATAATATCTCTTCCCTCAGGGACATCCTGTCCCCAAAAATCCTTTTGAGCTTTCTGCTTCTTGCATTTATCGCCTTTATACCTGTTATATGGAACAAAATTAAATACAGGGGCAATCGAAAAAATGTGTATTAG
- a CDS encoding PQQ-dependent sugar dehydrogenase: MKYKNLYTVFFFALLLFGQYACIHAEIPIDKIKLPPGFKIGVYAADIDGARSMVLSPSGILFVGTRDIGNVYAVIDKDRDNKADEIITIARDLNSPNGVAFKDHALFVAEINRVLRYDDMENRLKNPPKPYVVNAGFPEDTHHGQKFIRFGPDGMLYVPVGAPCNVCEKSDKRYASIMRMMPDGSGLEIFASGVRNTVGFDWHPETRELWFTDNGRDMLGDDVPPDELNKAPVKDLHFGFPYVHGKAILDPEFGKGHKSSEFVPPVVELEPHVASLGMRFYTGGMFPAKYKNQVFIAEHGSWNRSIPVGHRVTLVRFEADKPAEYEVFADGWMRWGRPVDVLVMPDGALLVSDDKADAIYRISYKH; encoded by the coding sequence ATGAAATACAAAAACTTATATACGGTATTTTTTTTTGCATTATTGTTATTTGGCCAATATGCCTGTATCCACGCGGAGATTCCAATCGATAAGATAAAACTTCCGCCTGGATTTAAGATAGGTGTTTATGCCGCTGATATAGACGGGGCACGTTCAATGGTTTTAAGCCCGTCCGGGATTTTATTCGTTGGGACCAGGGACATTGGCAATGTGTATGCCGTTATTGATAAAGACAGGGATAATAAGGCCGATGAAATTATAACAATCGCGCGGGATTTGAACTCGCCCAATGGTGTCGCGTTTAAAGACCACGCGCTTTTTGTCGCGGAAATAAACAGGGTGCTTCGGTACGATGACATGGAAAACCGCCTGAAAAACCCGCCGAAACCTTATGTTGTGAATGCCGGTTTTCCGGAAGATACCCATCACGGGCAGAAATTTATTCGTTTTGGACCGGACGGCATGCTTTATGTCCCGGTTGGCGCACCGTGCAACGTTTGTGAAAAAAGCGATAAACGGTATGCTTCAATTATGCGCATGATGCCGGATGGGAGCGGGTTGGAGATATTCGCGTCCGGGGTCAGGAATACTGTCGGGTTTGACTGGCACCCGGAAACACGGGAACTCTGGTTTACGGACAACGGGCGTGACATGCTTGGCGATGATGTCCCGCCCGACGAATTGAATAAGGCTCCCGTGAAAGACCTTCATTTTGGTTTCCCCTATGTTCACGGTAAAGCAATTTTGGACCCTGAATTCGGGAAGGGGCATAAATCTTCGGAATTTGTCCCGCCTGTTGTTGAGCTTGAGCCCCATGTCGCGTCACTCGGGATGCGGTTTTATACCGGCGGTATGTTCCCCGCGAAATATAAAAACCAGGTATTTATCGCGGAACACGGCTCATGGAACCGCAGTATTCCTGTCGGCCACCGTGTTACGCTGGTCAGGTTTGAAGCGGATAAACCGGCGGAATACGAGGTTTTTGCTGATGGATGGATGCGGTGGGGCCGGCCGGTCGATGTCCTGGTGATGCCTGACGGCGCGCTTCTTGTTTCCGATGATAAGGCTGACGCTATTTACAGGATAAGTTATAAGCATTGA